One Pseudorasbora parva isolate DD20220531a chromosome 8, ASM2467924v1, whole genome shotgun sequence DNA window includes the following coding sequences:
- the LOC137084489 gene encoding C3a anaphylatoxin chemotactic receptor-like — translation IYIYICVLGFIGNGLVIFLTGCRMKTTVNSIWFLNLAIADFIFLISFILLTFINLLSVGRYQDIKIYILLNILTILINQNRYASVFFLVVISLDRCLCTWMAVWAQNNRTVFRARIICIIVWVLSIGFCIPFFIESLFRSMFPVTYQFFVGFLIPFLTIASSHIAIGVRIKRLKMGKQLRSYRVIIAVILAFFICCFPYYVCLFCTVIMVYLSPSDVIVFRKAMIFSFYLVYLNSCLNPILYVFMCDEYKKKLKQSLLLVLETAFAEDHLDFRGRQMQTDEQNQTNTHETALDTVSK, via the exons atatatatatatatatgtgtgt TGGGTTTCATTGGAAACGGGCTTGTCATATTTCTGACTGGCTGCAGAATGAAGACGACAGTCAACTCTATTTGGTTTCTCAACTTGGCGATTGCAGACTTCATCTTCCTAATATCCTTCATCTTACTAACTTTTATTAACCTCTTATCTGTGGGGAGATATCAAGATATAAAGATATATATCTTATTAAACATTCTCACCattttgataaatcaaaatCGGTATGCTAGTGTTTTCTTCCTGGTAGTTATCAGTCTGGACCGATGCCTGTGCACATGGATGGCTGTTTGGGCTCAAAATAACCGAACTGTATTTAGAGCCAGGATCATCTGCATTATAGTGTGGGTTTTATCCATCGGTTTCTGTATCCCTTTCTTCATTGAGAGTCTGTTTCGTTCAATGTTTCCGGTCACATATCAATTTTTTGTGGGCTTTCTCATCCCCTTCCTGACCATTGCATCTTCACACATTGCTATTGGAGTACGAATCAAGCGCCTCAAAATGGGGAAGCAGCTCAGGTCGTACCGGGTCATTATCGCTGTCATCTTGGCTTTTTTCATATGTTGCTTTCCATACTATGTTTGCTTGTTTTGTACAGTAATCATGGTTTACTTGAGTCCCAGTGATGTAATAGTATTTCGGAAAGCAATGATATTCAGTTTCTATCTGGTTTATCTAAACAGCTGCCTGAACCCCATTCTATATGTGTTCATGTGTGATGAATATAAGAAGAAGCTTAAACAGTCTCTGCTGCTGGTGCTGGAGACCGCGTTTGCTGAAGATCATCTGGACTTTAGAGGAAGGCAAATGCAAACAGATGAGCAGAACCAGACAAACACCCATGAAACAGCATTAGATACAGTCTCTAAATGA